One region of Citrus sinensis cultivar Valencia sweet orange chromosome 6, DVS_A1.0, whole genome shotgun sequence genomic DNA includes:
- the LOC102621788 gene encoding oxysterol-binding protein-related protein 3A gives MASDGSKQGGGFFASIAAGWSTIGSAMSKSVNGLLGYEGLEVVNPEGSTEDAEDEARRGRWKQEERDNYWKMMQKYIGADVQSLVTLPVFISEPNSVLQRMAELMEYSHLLDLADECEDPYMRLVYASSWALSIYFAYRRAWKPFNPVLGETFEMVNHGGVTFIAEQVSHHPPMSAGHAENEHFIYDVTSKLRTKFLGNSIDVYPVGRTRVTLKRDGVVLDLVPPPTKVHNLIFGRTWIDSPGDMVMTNLTTGDKVVLYFQPCGWFGAGRYEVDGYVYDAAEQPKILMTGKWNESMSYQPCDSEGEPLPGTELKEVWRVADAPEDDKYQYTYFTHKLNSFDTAPKKLLPSDSRLRPDRYALEKGDLSKAGSEKSRLEERQRAEKRIREAKDDMFTPKWFDLSDEVTPTPWGDLEVYRYNGKYSELRATLDNSESLGEINPETTEFNPWQYEDSAAE, from the exons ATGGCTTCCGATGGATCTAAGCAAGGCGGCGGTTTCTTCGCCTCCATCGCCGCCGGTTGGTCGACTATCGGCTCCGCCATGAGTAAATCGGTCAACGG TTTATTGGGCTATGAAGGGCTGGAAGTTGTTAATCCTGAAGGGAGCACGGAAGATGCTGAAGATGAAgcaagaagaggaagatggAAACAGGAG GAAAGGGACAATTACTGGAAGATGATGCAAAAGTATATAGGTGCTGATGTTCAATCGTTGGTGACTCTTCCTGTATTTATTTCAGAGCCAAATTCAGTGCTGCAGAGAATGGCAGAG TTGATGGAGTACTCCCACCTTCTGGATCTGGCAGATGAATGCGAGGATCCATACATGAGATTGGTATATGCTT CATCATGGGCTTTATCAATCTACTTTGCCTATCGACGGGCCTGGAAGCCATTTAATCCAGTTCTTGGTGAAACTTTTGAAATGGTTAATCATGGTGGTGTTACATTTATAGCTGAACAA GTTAGTCATCACCCCCCAATGAGTGCTGGTCATGCCGAAAATGAGCACTTCATTTATGATGTGACTTCAAAGTtgagaacaaaatttttaggAAACTCGATTGATGTTTATCCAGTTGGAAG GACACGTGTGACACTTAAAAGAGATGGGGTGGTTCTCGATTTGGTGCCCCCTCCCACAAAGGttcacaatttaatttttggacGAACTTGGATTGATTCACCGGGGGATATGGTCATGACTAACTTGACCACGGGCGACAAAGTTGTGTTATATTTTCAACCATGTGGATGGTTTGG AGCTGGTCGCTATGAAGTGGATGGATATGTATATGATGCTGCTGAACAACCCAAGATATTGATGACTGGGAAATGGAATGAATCAATGAGTTACCAGCCCTGCGACTCAGAGGGGGAGCCACTTCCAGGCACCGAATTGAAGGAG GTTTGGAGAGTGGCTGATGCTCCTGAAGATGACAAATACCAGTACACATATTTTACGCACAAGTTAAACAGCTTTGACACTGCTCCTAAGAAGTTGTTGCCATCAGATTCTCGTTTACGTCCTGATAGATATGCACTGGAGAAGGGTGACCTTTCCAAAGCTGGTTCCGAGAAGAGCag ATTGGAGGAGAGACAGAGAGCTGAAAAAAGAATCCGTGAGGCCAAAGATGATATGTTTACTCCAAAATGGTTTGACCTTAGTGATGAAGTCACCCCTACTCCTTGGGGTGACTTGGAAGTGTACCGGTACAATGGCAAGTATTCTGAACTTCGGGCTACTCTAGATAATTCAGAAAGCCTTGGAGAGATTAACCCTGAGACAACCGAGTTCAACCCGTGGCAATATGAAGACTCGGCTGCTGAATGA
- the LOC102621290 gene encoding RHOMBOID-like protein 1 isoform X3: MGALDVSKVVDKHQGWRLITCNWLHGGVFHILANMLSLLVIGIRLEQEFGFIRVGLLYIISGFGGSLLSALFIQSNISVGASGALFGLLGSMLSELITNWTIYTNKIAAFLTLVVIIAINLAVGILPHVDNFAHIGGFISGFLLGFVFLIRPQFGWVEQRYALSGYSALSRRKFKTYQCILWIVSLVLVIVGLTLSLVMLLRGVDANDHCSWCHYLSCVPTSRWSCRTEPAFCSTTQDGNQLNVTCSSNGKSNLYILSNPSSSQIQSLCTELCS; encoded by the exons ATGGGGGCTTTAGATGTGAGTAAAGTGGTTGACAAACACCAGGGGTGGCGGCTTATCACTTGCAATTGGTTACATGGAGGAGTTTTTCATATACTGGCAAATATGTTGAGCCTTTTAGTTATTGGAATTCGGCTCGAGCAAGAATTTGGGTTCA TTCGGGTTGGGTTGTTATATATCATCTCTGGATTTGGAGGGAGTTTGCTTTCAGCTCTGTTTATACAGTCAAATATCTCCGTTGGTGCTTCCGGTGCACTTTTTGGCTTACTTGGAAGCATGCTTTCTGAACTCATCACTAACTGGACAATATATACTAATAAG ATAGCAGCATTTTTGACTCTCGTGGTCATCATTGCAATCAATTTAGCTGTCGGAATCCTCCCGCATGTTGACAACTTTGCTCATATTGGAGGATTTATTTCTGGGTTTCTTCTCGGGTTTGTGTTTCTTATTCGCCCCCAGTTTGGATGGGTTGAACAGAGATATGCTCTGTCTGGTTATTCAGCTTTGTCTAGAAGAAAATTCAAGACGTATCAGTGCATACTCTGGATAGTTTCTCTCGTCCTTGTAATTGTTGG GTTAACTCTCAGCTTGGTTATGCTTCTTCGAGGAGTTGATGCAAATGATCATTGTTCCTGGTGTCATTATTTGTCCTGTGTCCCTACTTCAAGATGGAGCTGTAGAACAGAGCCTGCGTTCTGCTCG ACCACCCAAGATGGTAACCAGCTAAATGTAACGTGCTCGAGCAATGGAAAATCCAACCTTTACATTTTGTCAAATCCAAGCAGTTCCCAGATCCAAAGTTTGTGCACTGAGCTTTGCAGCTGA
- the LOC102620834 gene encoding ribonuclease II, chloroplastic/mitochondrial isoform X1, giving the protein MMAVRAVNSCSMFRSAACPPLVSFKIQCCYYHFRSLQLRRNKSNLGFRLPACRSERQFLNRSGSQSCSVHSLVDSVMQELVAIRKRLRVFAKVKVSSGELLEDKLENQVLQKGLLLEFKKDSDRVLLAVAQRPDGKKNWMVYDQNGASCSIKPQQVTFVVPGVEKFDHKDISNFLQKAEDNLDPTLLEFAWVELLEKNKSVTPEELAEMIFGSAEPLESYCAHLLLSKDEIYFSVQATNGSRSIYAPRPTVQVEELLHRKLAKEAAEREFQEFLQLLKSAKAMPAHAKPLKSSWMAEEKLRHKIESLEAYAIDACKDNDQKKTAGMILKELGLARTASSALNLLIDIGYFPVHVNLDILKFNIRTDHSQEVTSAAESLLADLSDPDELNRKDLTHLKVYAIDVDEADELDDALSAMRLQDGRIKVYIHVADPTKYIEPGSLSDKDAMKRGTSVFLPTATYPMFPEKLAMEGMSLRQGEVCNAVTVSVVLHSDGSIAEYSVDNSIIKPTYMLTYESATELLHLNLEEEAELKILSEAAALRLQWRLQQGAIDTATLETRIKVANPEDPEPIINLYVEDQADPAMRLVSEMMILCGEAIATYGSFNNLALPYRGQPQSNIDVSAFAHLPEGPVRSSAIVKIMRAAAIDFRKPVRHGVLGLPGYVQFTSPIRRYMDLLAHYQVKACLRGESPPFSAGQLEGMASIVNMQTRIARRLSNTSLRYWIIEFLRRQPKERQYRALILRFIKDRTAALLLVEVGLQAAAWVSVGAQIGDEVEVKVEEAHPRDDIIYLKEVVR; this is encoded by the exons ATGATGGCCGTTAGAGCCGTTAACTCTTGCTCCATGTTTCGCTCCGCTGCGTGTCCTCCTCTCGTTTCGTTCAAAATTCAATGCTGTTATTACCATTTCCGGTCTTTGCAACTTCGCCGCAACAAGTCCAATTTAGGGTTTCGGCTCCCGGCATGTCGCTCCGAGCGACAGTTTTTGAACCGTTCCGGTTCCCAGAGCTGTTCGGTTCACAGTCTTGTTGATAGTGTCATGCAGGAACTCGTAGCAATCCGTAAACGTTTGAGAGTTTTCGCTAA GGTGAAGGTATCAAGTGGTGAACTTCTTGAAGATAAGCTTGAAAACCAAGTACTTCAGAAAGGATTGCTGCTGGAGTTCAAGAAAGACTCTGATAGGGTATTGCTCGCTGTTGCACAGCGACCTGATGGCAAAAAGAATTGGATGGTGTATGATCAG AATGGTGCCTCATGCTCCATTAAACCACAACAAGTTACATTCGTTGTTCCAGGTGTTGAAAAGTTTGACCACAAAGATATTTCAAACTTCCTTCAGAAAGCTGAGGATAATCTG GACCCAACACTGCTTGAGTTTGCTTGGGTTGAGCTTCTTGAAAAGAATAAGTCAGTCACTCCTGAAGAATTAGCAGAG ATGATTTTTGGTAGTGCGGAGCCTCTGGAGAGCTATTGTGCCCATCTTCTGCTATCTAAAGATGAAATCTATTTCAGTGTGCAGGCCACTAATGGCTCTCGCTCTATCTACGCACCCCGACCCACTGTGCAG GTAGAAGAGCTTTTACATAGGAAGCTGGCCAAGGAGGCTGCAGAGAGAGAATTTCAGGAGTTTTTGCAATTGCTGAAGTCTGCTAAGGCAATGCCTGCACATGCAAAACCTCTCAAATCTTCATGGATGGCAGAAGAGAAACTCCGACATAAAATTGAGTCTCTGGAAGCATATGCTATTGATGCATGTAAAGATAATGATCAAAAGAAAACTGCAGGGATG ATACTTAAGGAATTGGGACTAGCGAGAACAGCATCTTCAGCATTGAACCTCCTTATAGATATTGGGTATTTTCCTGTACATGTCAACCTGGACATTTTAAAGTTCAACATTCGCACAGATCATTCTCAAGAGGTTACATCAGCTGCTGAAAGTCTTCTGGCAGATTTGTCTGACCCAGATGAG CTGAACAGAAAAGATCTTACTCATTTGAAAGTTTATGCCATTGATGTTGATGAGGCTGATGAG CTTGATGATGCCCTGAGTGCCATGAGGCTGCAGGATGGAAGGATTAAAGTTTACATACATGTTGCTGATCCAACTAAATATATTGAACCTGGGAGTTTATCGGACAA GGATGCAATGAAAAGAGGAACTTCTGTTTTCTTGCCCACTGCCACTTATCCCATGTTTCCAGAGAAACTTGCTATGGAGGGAATGAGTTTGAGACAAGGAGAAGTTTGCAATGCTGTTACCGTGTCTGTTGTTCTGCATTCTGATGGCag CATTGCAGAATACTCTGTGGATAACTCCATTATCAAACCAACCTACATGCTAACGTATGAGAGTGCAACTGAGCTGCTTCATCTAAATTTAGAAGAGGAGGCTGAACTAAAGATTCTATCCGAGGCAGCTGCTCTCCGGTTACAATGGCGTCTCCAACAG GGTGCAATTGACACAGCGACGTTAGAGACTCGCATCAAGGTAGCTAACCCAGAAGATCCAGAACCGATAATCAATTTGTATGTTGAAGACCAGGCTGACCCTGCAATGCGACTTGTTTCTGAGATGATGATACTTTGTGGGGAAGCTATAGCTACCTATGGCTCATTCAATAACCTTGCTTTACCCTACAGAGGACAGCCTCAATCAAATATTGATGTATCCGCATTTGCACATCTTCCTGAAGGACCTGTTCGGAGCTCTgctattgtaaaaataatgcgTGCTGCTGCAATTGATTTTAGGAAGCCTGTACGCCATGGAGTTCTGGGGCTTCCTGGTTATGTGCAATTTACTTCTCCTATTCGTAGGTACATGGATCTTCTTGCTCATTATCAG GTAAAAGCATGTCTTAGAGGTGAATCTCCTCCCTTCTCTGCTGGCCAGCTTGAAGGGATGGCTTCTATAGTGAACATGCAGACTAGAATTGCAAGGAGGCTCAGCAACACAAGTCTTCGGTATTGGATAATAGAATTTTTGAGAAGGCAACCGAAAGAGAGGCAATATCGTGCATTGATCCTTAGATTTATCAAAGACCGTACTGCAGCCTTGTTATTGGTTGAG GTGGGACTTCAAGCCGCTGCATGGGTATCTGTGGGAGCACAAATTGGAGATGAGGTAGAAGTTAAGGTGGAAGAAGCTCATCCCCgcgatgatattatttatctcAAGGAGGTTGTTAGGTAG
- the LOC102620834 gene encoding ribonuclease II, chloroplastic/mitochondrial isoform X2, with protein MMAVRAVNSCSMFRSAACPPLVSFKIQCCYYHFRSLQLRRNKSNLGFRLPACRSERQFLNRSGSQSCSVHSLVDSVMQELVAIRKRLRVFAKVKVSSGELLEDKLENQVLQKGLLLEFKKDSDRVLLAVAQRPDGKKNWMVYDQNGASCSIKPQQVTFVVPGVEKFDHKDISNFLQKAEDNLDPTLLEFAWVELLEKNKSVTPEELAEMIFGSAEPLESYCAHLLLSKDEIYFSVQATNGSRSIYAPRPTVQVEELLHRKLAKEAAEREFQEFLQLLKSAKAMPAHAKPLKSSWMAEEKLRHKIESLEAYAIDACKDNDQKKTAGMILKELGLARTASSALNLLIDIGYFPVHVNLDILKFNIRTDHSQEVTSAAESLLADLSDPDELNRKDLTHLKVYAIDVDEADELDDALSAMRLQDGRIKVYIHVADPTKYIEPGSLSDKDAMKRGTSVFLPTATYPMFPEKLAMEGMSLRQGEVCNAVTVSVVLHSDGSIAEYSVDNSIIKPTYMLTYESATELLHLNLEEEAELKILSEAAALRLQWRLQQGAIDTATLETRIKVANPEDPEPIINLYVEDQADPAMRLVSEMMILCGEAIATYGSFNNLALPYRGQPQSNIDVSAFAHLPEGPVRSSAIVKIMRAAAIDFRKPVRHGVLGLPGYVQFTSPIRRYMDLLAHYQVGLQAAAWVSVGAQIGDEVEVKVEEAHPRDDIIYLKEVVR; from the exons ATGATGGCCGTTAGAGCCGTTAACTCTTGCTCCATGTTTCGCTCCGCTGCGTGTCCTCCTCTCGTTTCGTTCAAAATTCAATGCTGTTATTACCATTTCCGGTCTTTGCAACTTCGCCGCAACAAGTCCAATTTAGGGTTTCGGCTCCCGGCATGTCGCTCCGAGCGACAGTTTTTGAACCGTTCCGGTTCCCAGAGCTGTTCGGTTCACAGTCTTGTTGATAGTGTCATGCAGGAACTCGTAGCAATCCGTAAACGTTTGAGAGTTTTCGCTAA GGTGAAGGTATCAAGTGGTGAACTTCTTGAAGATAAGCTTGAAAACCAAGTACTTCAGAAAGGATTGCTGCTGGAGTTCAAGAAAGACTCTGATAGGGTATTGCTCGCTGTTGCACAGCGACCTGATGGCAAAAAGAATTGGATGGTGTATGATCAG AATGGTGCCTCATGCTCCATTAAACCACAACAAGTTACATTCGTTGTTCCAGGTGTTGAAAAGTTTGACCACAAAGATATTTCAAACTTCCTTCAGAAAGCTGAGGATAATCTG GACCCAACACTGCTTGAGTTTGCTTGGGTTGAGCTTCTTGAAAAGAATAAGTCAGTCACTCCTGAAGAATTAGCAGAG ATGATTTTTGGTAGTGCGGAGCCTCTGGAGAGCTATTGTGCCCATCTTCTGCTATCTAAAGATGAAATCTATTTCAGTGTGCAGGCCACTAATGGCTCTCGCTCTATCTACGCACCCCGACCCACTGTGCAG GTAGAAGAGCTTTTACATAGGAAGCTGGCCAAGGAGGCTGCAGAGAGAGAATTTCAGGAGTTTTTGCAATTGCTGAAGTCTGCTAAGGCAATGCCTGCACATGCAAAACCTCTCAAATCTTCATGGATGGCAGAAGAGAAACTCCGACATAAAATTGAGTCTCTGGAAGCATATGCTATTGATGCATGTAAAGATAATGATCAAAAGAAAACTGCAGGGATG ATACTTAAGGAATTGGGACTAGCGAGAACAGCATCTTCAGCATTGAACCTCCTTATAGATATTGGGTATTTTCCTGTACATGTCAACCTGGACATTTTAAAGTTCAACATTCGCACAGATCATTCTCAAGAGGTTACATCAGCTGCTGAAAGTCTTCTGGCAGATTTGTCTGACCCAGATGAG CTGAACAGAAAAGATCTTACTCATTTGAAAGTTTATGCCATTGATGTTGATGAGGCTGATGAG CTTGATGATGCCCTGAGTGCCATGAGGCTGCAGGATGGAAGGATTAAAGTTTACATACATGTTGCTGATCCAACTAAATATATTGAACCTGGGAGTTTATCGGACAA GGATGCAATGAAAAGAGGAACTTCTGTTTTCTTGCCCACTGCCACTTATCCCATGTTTCCAGAGAAACTTGCTATGGAGGGAATGAGTTTGAGACAAGGAGAAGTTTGCAATGCTGTTACCGTGTCTGTTGTTCTGCATTCTGATGGCag CATTGCAGAATACTCTGTGGATAACTCCATTATCAAACCAACCTACATGCTAACGTATGAGAGTGCAACTGAGCTGCTTCATCTAAATTTAGAAGAGGAGGCTGAACTAAAGATTCTATCCGAGGCAGCTGCTCTCCGGTTACAATGGCGTCTCCAACAG GGTGCAATTGACACAGCGACGTTAGAGACTCGCATCAAGGTAGCTAACCCAGAAGATCCAGAACCGATAATCAATTTGTATGTTGAAGACCAGGCTGACCCTGCAATGCGACTTGTTTCTGAGATGATGATACTTTGTGGGGAAGCTATAGCTACCTATGGCTCATTCAATAACCTTGCTTTACCCTACAGAGGACAGCCTCAATCAAATATTGATGTATCCGCATTTGCACATCTTCCTGAAGGACCTGTTCGGAGCTCTgctattgtaaaaataatgcgTGCTGCTGCAATTGATTTTAGGAAGCCTGTACGCCATGGAGTTCTGGGGCTTCCTGGTTATGTGCAATTTACTTCTCCTATTCGTAGGTACATGGATCTTCTTGCTCATTATCAG GTGGGACTTCAAGCCGCTGCATGGGTATCTGTGGGAGCACAAATTGGAGATGAGGTAGAAGTTAAGGTGGAAGAAGCTCATCCCCgcgatgatattatttatctcAAGGAGGTTGTTAGGTAG
- the LOC102621290 gene encoding RHOMBOID-like protein 1 isoform X2, protein MAARESPPGIQIKVSSKGGGGSGSGNTVHPVEEMDRPEGVSAPPPAVYGEIKHSKKWVTWLIPCFVVANIAMFVITMYVNNCPKNSVSCVARFLGRFSFQPFKENPLLGPSSVTLQKMGALDVSKVVDKHQGWRLITCNWLHGGVFHILANMLSLLVIGIRLEQEFGFIRVGLLYIISGFGGSLLSALFIQSNISVGASGALFGLLGSMLSELITNWTIYTNKIAAFLTLVVIIAINLAVGILPHVDNFAHIGGFISGFLLGFVFLIRPQFGWVEQRYALSGYSALSRRKFKTYQCILWIVSLVLVIVGLVMLLRGVDANDHCSWCHYLSCVPTSRWSCRTEPAFCSTTQDGNQLNVTCSSNGKSNLYILSNPSSSQIQSLCTELCS, encoded by the exons aTGGCTGCGAGAGAATCTCCACCGGGGATCCAAATCAAGGTCAGTTCAAAGGGCGGCGGCGGCAGCGGCAGCGGCAACACAGTACACCCAGTAGAAGAAATGGACCGGCCGGAAGGAGTCTCAGCACCACCGCCGGCTGTTTACGGAGAGATCAAGCATTCTAAGAAATGGGTCACTTGGTTAATCCCTTGTTTTGTGGTTGCAAATATTGCCATGTTCGTCATCACCATGTACGTCAACAATTGTCCCAAGAACTCGGTTTCTTGTGTTGCAAGATTTTTAGGTCGATTCTCGTTTCAGCCCTTCAAGGAGAATCCTCTTCTTGGTCCCTCTTCGGTTAC GTTGCAGAAGATGGGGGCTTTAGATGTGAGTAAAGTGGTTGACAAACACCAGGGGTGGCGGCTTATCACTTGCAATTGGTTACATGGAGGAGTTTTTCATATACTGGCAAATATGTTGAGCCTTTTAGTTATTGGAATTCGGCTCGAGCAAGAATTTGGGTTCA TTCGGGTTGGGTTGTTATATATCATCTCTGGATTTGGAGGGAGTTTGCTTTCAGCTCTGTTTATACAGTCAAATATCTCCGTTGGTGCTTCCGGTGCACTTTTTGGCTTACTTGGAAGCATGCTTTCTGAACTCATCACTAACTGGACAATATATACTAATAAG ATAGCAGCATTTTTGACTCTCGTGGTCATCATTGCAATCAATTTAGCTGTCGGAATCCTCCCGCATGTTGACAACTTTGCTCATATTGGAGGATTTATTTCTGGGTTTCTTCTCGGGTTTGTGTTTCTTATTCGCCCCCAGTTTGGATGGGTTGAACAGAGATATGCTCTGTCTGGTTATTCAGCTTTGTCTAGAAGAAAATTCAAGACGTATCAGTGCATACTCTGGATAGTTTCTCTCGTCCTTGTAATTGTTGG CTTGGTTATGCTTCTTCGAGGAGTTGATGCAAATGATCATTGTTCCTGGTGTCATTATTTGTCCTGTGTCCCTACTTCAAGATGGAGCTGTAGAACAGAGCCTGCGTTCTGCTCG ACCACCCAAGATGGTAACCAGCTAAATGTAACGTGCTCGAGCAATGGAAAATCCAACCTTTACATTTTGTCAAATCCAAGCAGTTCCCAGATCCAAAGTTTGTGCACTGAGCTTTGCAGCTGA
- the LOC102621290 gene encoding RHOMBOID-like protein 1 isoform X1: MAARESPPGIQIKVSSKGGGGSGSGNTVHPVEEMDRPEGVSAPPPAVYGEIKHSKKWVTWLIPCFVVANIAMFVITMYVNNCPKNSVSCVARFLGRFSFQPFKENPLLGPSSVTLQKMGALDVSKVVDKHQGWRLITCNWLHGGVFHILANMLSLLVIGIRLEQEFGFIRVGLLYIISGFGGSLLSALFIQSNISVGASGALFGLLGSMLSELITNWTIYTNKIAAFLTLVVIIAINLAVGILPHVDNFAHIGGFISGFLLGFVFLIRPQFGWVEQRYALSGYSALSRRKFKTYQCILWIVSLVLVIVGLTLSLVMLLRGVDANDHCSWCHYLSCVPTSRWSCRTEPAFCSTTQDGNQLNVTCSSNGKSNLYILSNPSSSQIQSLCTELCS; this comes from the exons aTGGCTGCGAGAGAATCTCCACCGGGGATCCAAATCAAGGTCAGTTCAAAGGGCGGCGGCGGCAGCGGCAGCGGCAACACAGTACACCCAGTAGAAGAAATGGACCGGCCGGAAGGAGTCTCAGCACCACCGCCGGCTGTTTACGGAGAGATCAAGCATTCTAAGAAATGGGTCACTTGGTTAATCCCTTGTTTTGTGGTTGCAAATATTGCCATGTTCGTCATCACCATGTACGTCAACAATTGTCCCAAGAACTCGGTTTCTTGTGTTGCAAGATTTTTAGGTCGATTCTCGTTTCAGCCCTTCAAGGAGAATCCTCTTCTTGGTCCCTCTTCGGTTAC GTTGCAGAAGATGGGGGCTTTAGATGTGAGTAAAGTGGTTGACAAACACCAGGGGTGGCGGCTTATCACTTGCAATTGGTTACATGGAGGAGTTTTTCATATACTGGCAAATATGTTGAGCCTTTTAGTTATTGGAATTCGGCTCGAGCAAGAATTTGGGTTCA TTCGGGTTGGGTTGTTATATATCATCTCTGGATTTGGAGGGAGTTTGCTTTCAGCTCTGTTTATACAGTCAAATATCTCCGTTGGTGCTTCCGGTGCACTTTTTGGCTTACTTGGAAGCATGCTTTCTGAACTCATCACTAACTGGACAATATATACTAATAAG ATAGCAGCATTTTTGACTCTCGTGGTCATCATTGCAATCAATTTAGCTGTCGGAATCCTCCCGCATGTTGACAACTTTGCTCATATTGGAGGATTTATTTCTGGGTTTCTTCTCGGGTTTGTGTTTCTTATTCGCCCCCAGTTTGGATGGGTTGAACAGAGATATGCTCTGTCTGGTTATTCAGCTTTGTCTAGAAGAAAATTCAAGACGTATCAGTGCATACTCTGGATAGTTTCTCTCGTCCTTGTAATTGTTGG GTTAACTCTCAGCTTGGTTATGCTTCTTCGAGGAGTTGATGCAAATGATCATTGTTCCTGGTGTCATTATTTGTCCTGTGTCCCTACTTCAAGATGGAGCTGTAGAACAGAGCCTGCGTTCTGCTCG ACCACCCAAGATGGTAACCAGCTAAATGTAACGTGCTCGAGCAATGGAAAATCCAACCTTTACATTTTGTCAAATCCAAGCAGTTCCCAGATCCAAAGTTTGTGCACTGAGCTTTGCAGCTGA